From the Endozoicomonas sp. Mp262 genome, the window GATCATAAAATCATCTTCTTCCAGCTCTTCCCGGTATTTCTCTGGCCAGAGTACGCCAGCCGTCTTTAAAAAGAAGCCCCGCTCTCTTTTGTGGGTGTTTTTCTTCAGGAACACTCTGTAGGGTTCAGAAGCAGCTTTGACGCTATTGACCCAGGAAATATCTTCTACCGTAAAGCTCAGATTTTCCTTTTTAATGATTTCACTGGCTTCGTAGCCCACCGGAGCCATGATATATAAGGTGAGAATGATGGCCAGGGCATTCATGGCAATATTGGGGGGAATCTGCTGGAGACCGGTGGCATTTCGCAGGATAGAAAAGACCACTACCAATTTTAGAAATGATGTCCCCATAACGGCAAAAAAGGGAATAAGCGACATCAATACCAGTGGTAGCAGCAGGTAAAAAGGACTTGTCAGGCTAATAACGCTGTCCATAGCTTGGGTCCGGTATCCAGTGGCAATTAATGATCTATTCCTTGACCAGTCGGGCTATCTTTGCACCCAGCCTGTTATCGACTTGC encodes:
- the sctR gene encoding type III secretion system export apparatus subunit SctR, whose amino-acid sequence is MDSVISLTSPFYLLLPLVLMSLIPFFAVMGTSFLKLVVVFSILRNATGLQQIPPNIAMNALAIILTLYIMAPVGYEASEIIKKENLSFTVEDISWVNSVKAASEPYRVFLKKNTHKRERGFFLKTAGVLWPEKYREELEEDDFMILMPAFCISELAKAFQIGFLLYLPFIVIDLIVSNILLAMGMMMVSPMTISLPFKLLLFVMLDGWTRLTHGLVLSYG